A DNA window from Trichosurus vulpecula isolate mTriVul1 chromosome 2, mTriVul1.pri, whole genome shotgun sequence contains the following coding sequences:
- the SYNGR4 gene encoding synaptogyrin-4 encodes MYVPESLHDLAESEVVQFVKKPKTISRIFAGVFSLIVFATLLTDGYQNLSSSSQLHCVLNDNRVACSFAVVTGLLAFLGCLLFLTLDSLAARITSTRLKTTVLLLDFSLSVIWVGVWFVGFCFLANQWQRSPPHHYLLGNSSAKAAIAFSFFSIPVWMVLAYLALQDLRSDPPVPYKRSLDEGGVALTTLSSGTTTNMGPNSLGYSSSIPPPYPTTPKGARLAMMNDN; translated from the exons ATGTATGTGCCCGAGAGCCTTCACGACCTGGCCGAGAGCGAGGTGGTCCAGTTTGTGAAGAAGCCAAAGACCATCTCCCGGATCTTTGCTGGG GTCTTTTCACTCATCGTTTTTGCCACACTGCTGACTGATGGCTACCAGAACCTGAGCAGCTCTTCACAGCTGCACTGCGTCCTCAATGACAACCGAGTGGCCTGCAGCTTCGCAGTggtcactggcctcctggctttcctgggcTGCCTGCTCTTCCTCACTCTGGACAGCCTGGCAGCCCGCATCACCAGCACCCGCCTGAAGACCACAGTCTTGCTGCTGGATTTCTCGCTCTCTG TTATCTGGGTTGGAGTCTGGTTCGTGGGCTTTTGTTTCCTGGCCAACCAATGGCAGCGCTCGCCCCCTCACCACTACCTTCTGGGCAACAGCAGCGCCAAGGCAGCCATcgccttctccttcttctcaatCCCTGTCTGG ATGGTCCTGGCCTACCTGGCGCTCCAGGACCTCCGCAGTGACCCACCCGTCCCCTACAAGCGCTCCCTGGATGAGGGTGGTGTGGCCCTGACAACCCTGTCTTCTGGCACCACCACCAACATGGGGCCCAACAGCCTGGGCTACTCCAGCTCCATCCCACCCCCATACCCGACCACTCCCAAGGGGGCTCGACTTGCCATGATGAATGACAACTGA
- the TMEM143 gene encoding transmembrane protein 143 isoform X3: MLLTLRMCARLNDNQTFLRVLGVSMLRAARAACGAGWWGCPRPPLRPWAPKAASRPHSSLTIKMGEYRKMWNPTEPRNWAQQYQERFIPFSKDQLLQLLLQEFHSSSPAKAALLQFASHVDSCILSQYNSTLTQLQALYDPINPDRETLEQPSLTDPQRLANEQEVLVALAPLLDQANFSPLSEDALAYALVVHHPQDEVQVTINLDQYTYMQFWALGQRVGRLPLKSIVGSERGFFTKSPPAERRYFKRVVVAARTKRSHLVLKSFKDTPLEGLEQLLPELKVRTPPLQRALLNTILLVSGLVFFVNVGMVVLSDLKVATSLLLLLFAGFMAHRASQMFGQRRNLQALELAHMLYFRSTSNNSELITALVHRALEEHAKEVLLAYSFMGRRGLGPPEESAKWLQDSVEAWLLARSGCEVTFNGARALSHLEALSRKVPPDLPPDLCKSPSPSWAAQLQRSLEPPGIQLRRE; encoded by the exons ATGCTGCTGACCCTGCGCATGTGCGCCAGGCTCAATGACAACCAAACCTTTCTAa GGGTGTTAGGAGTCAGCATGCTCCGGGCGGCCCGAGCAGCCTGTGGGGCCGGGTGGTGGGGCTGCCCCCGGCCCCCGCTGAGGCCCTGGGCCCCCAAGGCCGCTTCCCGGCCCCACTCGTCCCTGACCATCAAGATGGGGGAGTATCGGAAGATGTGGAACCCCACGGAGCCCCGGAACTGGGCCCAGCAGTATCAGGAACGCTTCATCCCCTTCTCCAAGGACCAGCTGCTGCAGCTCCTCCTGCAG GAGTTTCACTCCAGTTCTCCGGCCAAGGCTGCGCTCCTGCAGTTCGCGTCCCACGTTGACTCCTGCATCCTGTCTCAGTATAACAGCACCTTGACCCAGCTGCAG gcACTGTACGACCCCATCAACCCAGACCGAGAGACCCTGGAGCAGCCCTCCCTCACGGACCCGCAGCGCCTGGCCAACGAGCAGGAGGTCCTCGTGGCCCTGGCGCCACTGCTGGATCAAGCTAACTTCTCCCCACTGTCTGAGGATGCCCTGGCCTATGCCCTTGTGGTCCACCACCCACAAGATGAGGTTCAG GTGACCATCAACCTGGACCAATACACTTACATGCAGTTCTGGGCCCTGGGCCAGCGAGTGGGGCGGCTCCCACTCAAGTCCATCGTGGGCTCCGAGCGGGGCTTCTTCACCAAGTCCCCCCCTGCCGAGCG GCGTTACTTTAAGCGGGTAGTGGTGGCGGCCCGCACCAAGCGGAGTCACCTGGTGCTGAAGAGCTTCAAGGACACTCCCCTGGAGGGGCTGGAGCAGCTCCTCCCAGAGCTGAAGGTGCGGACACCCCCCCTGCAGCGAGCCCTACTCAACACCATACTCTTGGTCTCGGGCCTGGTGTTCTTCGTCAACGTGGGCATGGTGGTCCTGTCTGACCTCAAGGTGGCCACCTCGCTGCTACTGCTGCTCTTTGCCGGTTTCATGGCGCACCGTGCCTCCCAG ATGTTTGGCCAGCGCCGGAACCTGCAGGCTCTGGAGCTGGCTCACATGCTATACTTCCGGAGCACTTCCAACAACTCAGAGCTGATCACGGCCCTAGTGCACCGGGCACTGGAGGAGCACGCCAAGGAAGTCCTGCTGGCCTACAGCTTCATGGGACGCAGGGGTCTGGGGCCTCCCGAGG aGAGCGCCAAGTGGCTGCAGGACTCTGTAGAGGCCTGGCTCCTGGCTCGATCAGGCTGTGAAGTGACCTTCAACGGGGCCCGGGCCCTCAGCCACCTGGAAGCCTTGTCCCGAAAGGTGCCCCCTGACCTACCACCCGATCTCTGCAAAAGCCCTAGCCCCTCCTGGGCTGCCCAGCTTCAGAGATCCCTGGAGCCTCCTGGGATCCAGCTGAGGAGGGAATGA
- the TMEM143 gene encoding transmembrane protein 143 isoform X2, translating into MLRAARAACGAGWWGCPRPPLRPWAPKAASRPHSSLTIKMGEYRKMWNPTEPRNWAQQYQERFIPFSKDQLLQLLLQEFHSSSPAKAALLQFASHVDSCILSQYNSTLTQLQALYDPINPDRETLEQPSLTDPQRLANEQEVLVALAPLLDQANFSPLSEDALAYALVVHHPQDEVQVTINLDQYTYMQFWALGQRVGRLPLKSIVGSERGFFTKSPPAERRYFKRVVVAARTKRSHLVLKSFKDTPLEGLEQLLPELKVRTPPLQRALLNTILLVSGLVFFVNVGMVVLSDLKVATSLLLLLFAGFMAHRASQVLPGGPSPGAESSGQVCVYGGDGAAWEVGQGVVVCCPSPLPPDCETCAPIPDH; encoded by the exons ATGCTCCGGGCGGCCCGAGCAGCCTGTGGGGCCGGGTGGTGGGGCTGCCCCCGGCCCCCGCTGAGGCCCTGGGCCCCCAAGGCCGCTTCCCGGCCCCACTCGTCCCTGACCATCAAGATGGGGGAGTATCGGAAGATGTGGAACCCCACGGAGCCCCGGAACTGGGCCCAGCAGTATCAGGAACGCTTCATCCCCTTCTCCAAGGACCAGCTGCTGCAGCTCCTCCTGCAG GAGTTTCACTCCAGTTCTCCGGCCAAGGCTGCGCTCCTGCAGTTCGCGTCCCACGTTGACTCCTGCATCCTGTCTCAGTATAACAGCACCTTGACCCAGCTGCAG gcACTGTACGACCCCATCAACCCAGACCGAGAGACCCTGGAGCAGCCCTCCCTCACGGACCCGCAGCGCCTGGCCAACGAGCAGGAGGTCCTCGTGGCCCTGGCGCCACTGCTGGATCAAGCTAACTTCTCCCCACTGTCTGAGGATGCCCTGGCCTATGCCCTTGTGGTCCACCACCCACAAGATGAGGTTCAG GTGACCATCAACCTGGACCAATACACTTACATGCAGTTCTGGGCCCTGGGCCAGCGAGTGGGGCGGCTCCCACTCAAGTCCATCGTGGGCTCCGAGCGGGGCTTCTTCACCAAGTCCCCCCCTGCCGAGCG GCGTTACTTTAAGCGGGTAGTGGTGGCGGCCCGCACCAAGCGGAGTCACCTGGTGCTGAAGAGCTTCAAGGACACTCCCCTGGAGGGGCTGGAGCAGCTCCTCCCAGAGCTGAAGGTGCGGACACCCCCCCTGCAGCGAGCCCTACTCAACACCATACTCTTGGTCTCGGGCCTGGTGTTCTTCGTCAACGTGGGCATGGTGGTCCTGTCTGACCTCAAGGTGGCCACCTCGCTGCTACTGCTGCTCTTTGCCGGTTTCATGGCGCACCGTGCCTCCCAG GTGTTGCCTGGCGGTCCGTCGCCTGGGGCAGAGTCTTCGGGCCAAGTGTGTGTATATGGGGGTGATGGAGCCGCCTGGGAAGTAGGGCAGGGTGTTGTGGTCTGTTGCCCCAGCCCCCTGCCCCCAGACTGTGAAACATGTGCACCCATTCCTGACCATTAG
- the TMEM143 gene encoding transmembrane protein 143 isoform X1, protein MLRAARAACGAGWWGCPRPPLRPWAPKAASRPHSSLTIKMGEYRKMWNPTEPRNWAQQYQERFIPFSKDQLLQLLLQEFHSSSPAKAALLQFASHVDSCILSQYNSTLTQLQALYDPINPDRETLEQPSLTDPQRLANEQEVLVALAPLLDQANFSPLSEDALAYALVVHHPQDEVQVTINLDQYTYMQFWALGQRVGRLPLKSIVGSERGFFTKSPPAERRYFKRVVVAARTKRSHLVLKSFKDTPLEGLEQLLPELKVRTPPLQRALLNTILLVSGLVFFVNVGMVVLSDLKVATSLLLLLFAGFMAHRASQMFGQRRNLQALELAHMLYFRSTSNNSELITALVHRALEEHAKEVLLAYSFMGRRGLGPPEESAKWLQDSVEAWLLARSGCEVTFNGARALSHLEALSRKVPPDLPPDLCKSPSPSWAAQLQRSLEPPGIQLRRE, encoded by the exons ATGCTCCGGGCGGCCCGAGCAGCCTGTGGGGCCGGGTGGTGGGGCTGCCCCCGGCCCCCGCTGAGGCCCTGGGCCCCCAAGGCCGCTTCCCGGCCCCACTCGTCCCTGACCATCAAGATGGGGGAGTATCGGAAGATGTGGAACCCCACGGAGCCCCGGAACTGGGCCCAGCAGTATCAGGAACGCTTCATCCCCTTCTCCAAGGACCAGCTGCTGCAGCTCCTCCTGCAG GAGTTTCACTCCAGTTCTCCGGCCAAGGCTGCGCTCCTGCAGTTCGCGTCCCACGTTGACTCCTGCATCCTGTCTCAGTATAACAGCACCTTGACCCAGCTGCAG gcACTGTACGACCCCATCAACCCAGACCGAGAGACCCTGGAGCAGCCCTCCCTCACGGACCCGCAGCGCCTGGCCAACGAGCAGGAGGTCCTCGTGGCCCTGGCGCCACTGCTGGATCAAGCTAACTTCTCCCCACTGTCTGAGGATGCCCTGGCCTATGCCCTTGTGGTCCACCACCCACAAGATGAGGTTCAG GTGACCATCAACCTGGACCAATACACTTACATGCAGTTCTGGGCCCTGGGCCAGCGAGTGGGGCGGCTCCCACTCAAGTCCATCGTGGGCTCCGAGCGGGGCTTCTTCACCAAGTCCCCCCCTGCCGAGCG GCGTTACTTTAAGCGGGTAGTGGTGGCGGCCCGCACCAAGCGGAGTCACCTGGTGCTGAAGAGCTTCAAGGACACTCCCCTGGAGGGGCTGGAGCAGCTCCTCCCAGAGCTGAAGGTGCGGACACCCCCCCTGCAGCGAGCCCTACTCAACACCATACTCTTGGTCTCGGGCCTGGTGTTCTTCGTCAACGTGGGCATGGTGGTCCTGTCTGACCTCAAGGTGGCCACCTCGCTGCTACTGCTGCTCTTTGCCGGTTTCATGGCGCACCGTGCCTCCCAG ATGTTTGGCCAGCGCCGGAACCTGCAGGCTCTGGAGCTGGCTCACATGCTATACTTCCGGAGCACTTCCAACAACTCAGAGCTGATCACGGCCCTAGTGCACCGGGCACTGGAGGAGCACGCCAAGGAAGTCCTGCTGGCCTACAGCTTCATGGGACGCAGGGGTCTGGGGCCTCCCGAGG aGAGCGCCAAGTGGCTGCAGGACTCTGTAGAGGCCTGGCTCCTGGCTCGATCAGGCTGTGAAGTGACCTTCAACGGGGCCCGGGCCCTCAGCCACCTGGAAGCCTTGTCCCGAAAGGTGCCCCCTGACCTACCACCCGATCTCTGCAAAAGCCCTAGCCCCTCCTGGGCTGCCCAGCTTCAGAGATCCCTGGAGCCTCCTGGGATCCAGCTGAGGAGGGAATGA
- the EMP3 gene encoding epithelial membrane protein 3, producing the protein MSLLLVVVSALHILILILLFVATLDKSWWILPGNDSLNLWKECLAYLNQSSQEVWECRNVSENGWLKAVQALMVMSLVFCCLSFILFMFQLYNMKRGGLFYATGLCQLCTSVSVFTGALIYAIHVKEFHHPRGSFGYCFALAWVAFPLALASGIIYIHLRKRE; encoded by the exons ATGTCCCTGCTCCTGGTGGTCGTCTCTGCCTTGCACATCCTCATTCTCATTCTGCTCTTCGTGGCCACTCTGGACAAG TCATGGTGGATCCTCCCCGGGAATGACTCACTGAACCTTTGGAAGGAATGCTTGGCATACTTGAACCAATCTTCCCAGGAGGTCTGGGAATGCAGAAATGTCAGCGAAAATG GCTGGCTGAAGGCCGTGCAGGCCCTCATGGTCATGTCCCTGGTGTTCTGCTGCCTCTCCTTCATCCTCTTCATGTTCCAGTTGTACAACATGAAGCGAGGAGGCCTCTTCTACGCCACCGGCCTTTGCCAGCTCTGCACCA gcgtGTCAGTGTTCACCGGGGCCCTCATCTACGCCATACACGTCAAGGAGTTTCATCATCCTAGAGGCTCCTTCGGCTACTGCTTCGCCCTAGCTTGGGTGGCATTTCCCCTGGCACTGGCCAGCGGCATCATTTATATCCACCTGAGAAAACGAGAgtga
- the ODAD1 gene encoding coiled-coil domain-containing protein 114 gives MSRPVGSPAPLSPQLPNLDPPLPLKSPPSRLLPLATMLLAGSVRSEDSEAYMDSSEAELSRLQRQCRVMEGERQAYSRETQQLIHKQMVEIQRLQQEQTELQVKAKISQSQARRLLDQAREKDLRNLLERRQQLDKEVVQEQERLKKLDQQIAKWENRVLLQLKDLRGPGLVLHRKAGDLRRVRILENQLDRANTQFDTHLVRNRVLREELGLLHNQRNRFLHINHQLKKELQDIRSNIRSHIDDSNSAFDAREEAKLKLTQLQEKLDKDISQYNAELQVVQRQICHLEQLHNFLITKNQERLVDAEVLEARRKREREVAEGLRKTSHEKAILQYEEVLEKLGEITGQSNAEDILKTYLENEERNFAEFTFINEQNSEMEKLKEEIQEIQDALAQLTLAQEEADKGPKRQQLDALEQRKVDLAKEAEVVVAKHENLNKILDQLKAAIQSLFYKAKCDDTRLKELLGSSHMGNKIVELLLSLIEQRVIDLLAAQAFTSFSESTDYNPQSTALRLLGQSEDAIPKKHVPPQAPSNMDDPVGLEQMDERPLTREEILAQVLKAIQEREQGKEQMPTPTTVSKRASEKPSA, from the exons ATGTCTAGACCTGTAGGGTCCCCAGCGCCCCTCTCCCCGCAACTTCCCAACCTGGATCCTCCACTGCCCCTCAAGAGCCCCCCAAGTAGACTTCTCCCCCTAGCCACCATGCTGCTGGCCGGCAGCGTGCGCTCGGAGGACAGCGAAGCCTACATGGATAGTTCAG AGGCGGAGCTGAGCCGCCTGCAGAGACAATGCCGGGTGATGGAGGGGGAGCGGCAGGCTTACAGCCGGGAGACCCAGCAGCTGATCCACAAGCAgat GGTGGAGATCCAACGGCTGCAGCAGGAGCAGACCGAGCTTCAAGTGAAGGCGAAGATCTCGCAGAGCCAAGCCAGGAGGCTCCTGGACCAGGCGCGGGAGAAGGACCTTCGAAACCTCCTGGAGCGCAGGCAGCAGCTGGACAAGGAGGTGGTCCAGGAGCAGGAGCGCCTGAAGAAGCTGGACCAACag ATTGCCAAGTGGGAGAATCGAGTGTTGCTGCAACTGAAGGACCTCAGGGGCCCAGGCTTAGTCCTGCACAGGAAGGCTGGGGACCTCCGAAGAGTGAGGATCTTGGAGAACCAACTAGACCGG GCCAACACACAGTTTGACACCCACCTGGTGAGGAATAGGGTCCTTCGGGAAGAGCTGGGCTTGCTGCACAACCAGAGGAATCGTTTTCTGCATATCAACCACCAGCTGAAGAAG GAGCTGCAGGACATCCGCTCCAACATTCGATCCCACATAGACGATTCCAACTCAGCCTTTGATGCCAG GGAGGAAGCCAAGCTGAAGCTGACCCAGCTGCAGGAGAAGCTGGACAAGGACATAAGTCAGTACAATGCTGAGCTGCAGGTGGTCCAGAGGCAGATCTGCCACCTTGAGCAGCTGCACAACTTCCTGATTACCAAGAACCAGGAGCGATTGGTGGATGCTGAGGTGTTGGAGGCCCGGCGCAAGCGGG AGCGCGAGGTGGCCGAGGGCCTCCGAAAAACCTCCCACGAGAAAGCCATTCTGCAGTACGAGGAGGTGCTGGAGAAGCTGGGCGAGATCACTGGCCAGAGCAACGCCGAGGACATTTTAAAGACATACTTGGAAa atgaggaaagaaaCTTTGCCGAGTTCACCTTTATCAATGAGCAGAACTCAGAGATGGAGAAGCTCAAAGAGGAGATTCAGGAG ATCCAGGATGCCCTGGCTCAGTTGACTTTGGCTCAAGAAGAGGCTGACAAGGGGCCCAAGCGGCAGCAGCTTGACGCCTTGGAGCAGCGAAAGGTGGACTTGGCTAAGGAGGCTGAGGTGGTGGTGGCCAAGCACGAGAATCTGAACAAGATCCTAGACCAGCTTAAGGCTG CCATCCAGTCTTTGTTCTACAAGGCCAAGTGTGATGACACCAGGCTCAAAGAGCTCCTGGGAAGCAGCCACATGGGGAACAAGATCGTGGAGCTGCTTCTCAGCCTCATTGAGCAGCGAGTGATTGACCTGCTGGCCGCCCAGGCCTTCACCAGCTTCTCG GAATCCACTGACTATAACCCCCAGTCCACCGCCCTCAGGCTCCTGGGCCAGAGTGAGGATGCCATTCCCAAGAAACATGTTCCACCGCAGGCCCCCAGCAATAT GGATGATCCCGTGGGGCTGGAGCAGATGGACGAACGGCCCCTGACTCGGGAGGAGATTTTAGCCCAAGTCCTCAAGGCG ATACAGGAACGGGAACAGGGCAAAGAGCAGATGCCCACACCCACGACAGTGAGCAAGAGGGCATCAGAAAAGCCTTCTGCATAG
- the MYADM gene encoding myeloid-associated differentiation marker, translated as MPVTVTRTTVTTTTTSSGLGSPTIVGSPRALTSRLGLLRLLQLVSTCVAFSLVVHVGAWDGVMGHWAMFAWCFCFAMTLVILLVEVGGFQPRFPLSWRNFPIAYACYATLLCLSASIIYPTTYVQFMGQGQRRDHAIAATFFSCVASLAYATEVAWTRARPGEVTGYMATVPGLLKVFETFVACIIFAFASDPSIYRRSAALEWCLAVYCICFILSAVAILLSLGDCTGQLPISFPSFLTGLAVLAVALYASALVLWPLYQFDDRKGGRPRRREDSSCATRHTSSVCDWDRRLTVAILTAVNFLAYVADLVHSARLVFIRV; from the coding sequence ATGCCAGTGACCGTCACTCGGACCACCGTGACCACTACCACCACCTCTTCTGGCCTGGGCTCACCCACCATAGTGGGCTCTCCTCGGGCACTAACATCCAGGCTGGGCCTCTTGCGCCTGCTGCAACTGGTGTCCACCTGCGTGGCCTTCTCCTTAGTGGTCCATGTGGGTGCCTGGGATGGGGTTATGGGCCACTGGGCCATGTTTGCCTGGTGTTTTTGCTTTGCCATGACACTGGTGATTCTGTTGGTGGAGGTGGGTGGCTTCCAACCCCGATTTCCACTCTCCTGGCGCAATTTCCCCATCGCCTACGCCTGCTATGCCACCCTGCTCTGCCTCTCGGCCTCCATCATCTACCCTACCACCTATGTCCAGTTCATGGGCCAGGGCCAAAGACGAGACCACGCCATTGCAGCTACCTTCTTCTCCTGCGTGGCCTCCCTCGCCTATGCCACTGAGGTGGCCTGGACCAGAGCCCGGCCTGGGGAGGTCACGGGCTACATGGCCACTGTCCCTGGCCTCCTCAAGGTCTTTGAGACTTTTGTAGCCTGTATCATCTTTGCCTTTGCCAGTGACCCATCCATCTACCGGCGTAGCGCTGCCCTGGAATGGTGTCTGGCAGTCTACTGCATCTGCTTCATCCTGTCTGCCGTGGCCATCCTCCTGAGTCTGGGTGACTGCACAGGCCAATTGCCCATCTCCTTCCCTAGTTTCCTTACAGGCCTGGCTGTGCTGGCAGTGGCTCTCTATGCCTCAGCCCTTGTGCTTTGGCCCCTCTATCAGTTTGATGACCGGAAGGGTGGCCGGCCCCGGAGGCGAGAAGATTCGAGCTGCGCCACTCGCCATACCTCTTCTGTGTGTGATTGGGATCGACGGCTGACAGTGGCCATCCTCACCGCTGTCAACTTCCTGGCCTATGTGGCTGACCTGGTACACTCGGCTCGGCTGGTCTTCATTAGGGTGTGA